From Vigna angularis cultivar LongXiaoDou No.4 chromosome 11, ASM1680809v1, whole genome shotgun sequence:
TGAACAAAAGGCCTATCACAAGCGTGATAGTGATTGAACTGAAAGAGTCTTTATCAATGGAAGTAGCTCGAACAAAATATAGAAGTATGTATTCAACAGATTCAGGGGTGACCTTGAATCTGAATACAGAATTTATTCCTCATGCCAGGTGAACTCTTCAGCAGAATATGATGGCTACAATCATATAGCAAGGTCTATATGACTATGGTAAGTGGTTTTCCTCTTTCAATGTCAAACCTACTATTGAAACTCTCCTCACACAAGCTCTGTATATTTGCTTGattttaatgtataataatCTACAAAATATTGCAAACTCAAAGTATTGTTGCACAATTTCTGAATACTCCTTTAATTTGAGTGATGTACTTAAATGTATTACTTGTCTTCCTTGTGACTGTATAAAGTATTGGTGATTGAAATTGATTGTGCAAATAGAATAAGATAAATAGTAAGAGACACATGCTTCTTTATCTATAACATTTcgtataatttcttttttatcaataattagtGGAAACGCCCGTGCGTaatgtgtaaaaaaaataattatttaaaatgtaaaattgaaaaataagttttttattataagtaattatttaaatttaaaaaataattgtttaaataattagtaattcaaaaaaaattaaaaaaattgtgtacacaaaatagatgaattttcatcattaatgatataaatatagattttcTACACCAGTGGATCGTCCATTTctgttttgaaaaaattggTCTTTTGACCAAGTTAAAAAAGCATAGAAGTAACAAGCGTATCAACTCCTTTACATCAACCAATTAAAGGAAAATCAATCAAacggatattttaaaaaaataacactcaatagataaaatatttaatatcaatttaattaaaaatacgtaaagttatcataatttaaaatatttaaattcatcaagtgcttaaaatttaataaattataaaatgaaaatggtttattaaaacatacatattttaatttatattttaaaaaattatatttaattaattatttgttaaaacAGTTCATGGTCAATCATTAAAAAATGATGACTCATTTTTAACGGGAGCTGCGTTAGGACAcgtatatatattttctaagcTGTGAAAACTACTTGGCAAAGCTAAATAGCTAAACTTTTTGAGGTGATTCATCTGGTCAAGCTTCACAACTTTGCCACATCTACCAAAAAActtattcttcaattttttaaaataataccaTGATTCAACTGGGAATAAAATATAAGCAAAACATGTTCATCTTAAGGATGCCTAGAATGAAAGTCAAACGCCTATTCTCATTCTTGTTGTAACAATCTACTTGGACTATTCAACTCGGTGGCTTTTAATATTCAATTGGCAGAGATACTTGACTTCAACATTCAAATGAAAATCATCATTGAATGATCAAGCTTAATCACTGTTAATGACTTCTCTCACAACATTCTTCAATCTCGGGAGGTGTTTTCAGTTTACTTAGTTTAGAAATGAAAGGATACTTTCTACTTGTGATTTTTCAACTCTCTTTAATTCTTTCTATCATTGTTCGTGCCCAGAATCCATCAGGTTCGATAGTTTCATCTCATTATCCTGAATCCTACACTTACTCAGGGTTCTTGGAACTTAAAAACTTCCATCTTTTACAGGATTCGTCAGCATTGACTGCGGACTTGTGGATGAACCAAGCTATACAGATGAAACTACCGACATCTCTTACTCTTCGGATGTCAATTTCACAGACGGTGGTGTAAGCTACAGCGTATCATCTACATATAAGCCTTCCCTTGCAAGACAGTTCTGGAATGTTAGAAGCTTTCCCGATGGAACCAGGCACTGCTATACCCTGGTTTCTCAAGGAAGTGGCAATAAATATTTGGTGAGGGCAAGGTTTGCATATGGAAGTTACGACGGAAAAGAATCTCTTCCCGAATTTGACATTTATATCGGAGAAAAATGGTGGGGATCAGTGGTGTTTGAGGATGCATCCAGTGTAGTCACCAAGGAAATCATTTATGCTGCTTCCTCAGATTACGTTCATGTTTGTTTATTCAACACTGGCAAGGGTACACCTTTTATTTCAGTTTTAGAGGTTAGAGTTCTTAACAGTGATGCCTACCTAGTCAACTATGGGGAGCTCTTGGCAAGGTTTGATGCAGGCTTACAAGATGGTGAAATAGTCAGGTGAGAAATGTTATAATGTAACCAACCAAGTTATATCATGAACATGACAtgacttcttttcttttaatgtaGTAATGTTCTGATGTTTTTCCCTCTTTTTCTGTTCCCAAAGATTTCCAGATGATGTCTATGATAGAATATGGACACCTTATAACTCAACTGACTGGAATCAGATAGATACCCTCCTTACCATAGACCAAGGTGCTACTTCATTTAACTTTTTACCATTGCCACCCTCCATTGTCATGGGAACTGCAGCAATTCCAGCAAATGTCACCGACAATATAGAGCTCCGCTTCGTTCCCATGTATAATTCTTCCACACTTTATGTGTACATGTTCTTTGCTGAAATCCAGAAGCTTGAGGCAAACCAAACTAGAGAGTTCAACATTTTTGTAAATGGgaacattttaaatattgatcCAATCAATCCTCCGTACCTGCAGAGTGAGTATTATATGGCTATAAGCGTAAATTCGTTGGAACTTTCGATTAATAAAACTAGTAGATCAACTCTTCCACCTCTTCTCAACGCCATTGAGATATATACGTCAAGAAACTTCTCACAATCAGAAACAAATCAGAAAGACGGTATGTTCTTAGACACactgatttttctttcttgtatcACCTTATTATATTACTCACCTGACCTACTTATATTCATGATAATAGCTGATGGTATCAGAAATGTCAAGTCAATGTATGGAATCAAGAGAAACTGGCAAGGAGATCCTTGTACTCCACTGGTCTACTTGTGGGACGGTCTTAACTGCAGCTATGCTGAATCTGCTTCAGCAAAGATTGTATACTTGTAAGCTTGGCGTGAATTATACTAGACTGATGAAGTACTTTTAGCTCAAATTTACGCTTATATCTTcaatattattaacaaaatcttACAACATGATTTTAGGAACTTATCTTCCAGTGGTTTAATTGGTAATATAGCTTCTGGCATATCCAATCTGCAGTACATAGAATATTTGTGAGTCACTGAATCTGCCTCTTACAAATAGCAAGTTACGTAGTTGATGACAGAAAGTGTATGCTTCCTCCTAATGTAGAGTATAAGAAAtttgtttctattattttaGGGATTTGTCAAACAACAACTTGACCGGGGCCGTGCCTGATTTCCTACATCAACTACGCTTCTTAAGAGTTCTGTAAGTTAACTATATTGATCAAGCTATCCTTgctgaatttgattttttaattaactttgttGCTTTAATTGTTTAGAAACCTAGAAAACAATCAGCTATCAGGAACAATTCCAACGCAACTCATTCAACTTTCCCAGAACGGTTCACTTGAATCCAAGTATGTTCTGTTTCAAAATTCAGTTTTGGATAATGCCCGGCCTCTCTGTTTTGACTTGGTTCCCCATGAGTTACTCATTTTCTTACAACAATATGAGGAATGGCTTATTACGTTGGTTTACCATTGGTGAGACAATTCCCctaacatgtttattttttaaatggtaaGTGCAGTTTTGGTGGAAATCCAGATCTTTGCACACAAGGTTCATGCAACAATAGTAATGGCAACAGGGTTATAGTTCCACTGGTGGCATCGCTGGGAGGAGCTTTTCTGATACTAATAATAGCAGTGATTTCTTTCTGCATACACAAAAGGAGACAACTAGGTACCATGTTGTATTTATATTCTATTCGCCAAGAGGGAAGGAAAAATAGGGGATACGAAAATAAAATGAGAAGATAATTTATTCTAATTGGAGTGTGGGTACCAAAGAATCCAATAGTTTGGACCGTTCTTCAAAGTAAAAGTGGGAAGGTTTTTCACATTGTCATTCTTAGgttgatttttaattgtttaatagtataaaaagaACTCAATGAATGAAAATTAAAGTTGATTCCTACATTGCAAATTTTCaattgcatttttattttgtagacTAGTGTACAACAATTAGCAGTTATTTGCATGGACTTTGACGGTGTTTCTTTCTTCCCACGGTTTCAGCTCTCCGGAGAAAACAGATGGCCTATTCCAGAATAAAGGAGGAACTAGAGTCTAATAAACAAGAATTCACCTATGCTGAAGTCCTGACAATGACCAAAAATTTAGAAAGAGTTGTAGGGAAAGGAGGATTTGCAACAGTCTACTATGGCCGGATAGATGATACTGAGGTAGCTGTCAAAATGCTCTCTCCTTCAGCCCAAGGGTATCTGCAATTTAAGGCAGAGGTACTATGGCTGACTTCAAATAtgatcataattatatatatacacacactcattaatgatattttgtttatgGTAATTGAAGGGTTATTGCTTTTTTTTACAGGCCAAATTTGTTGCTGTAGTTCatcataaatttttaacttCTCTAATAGGATATTGTGATGATGGCGAGAAAATGGCTCTCATCTATGAGTATATGGCTAATGGAGACTTCTCAAAACATTTATCAGGTATTTTTTAAGGTCTATTTACTCCATTTAATTTTGTACCTCCCTGTATGACAATTTAGGGGCAGCTACATAATGTGTTCAAGTTTGTATCCACATTGCTAGATCAAAAAGGTACTGGTAGAAAGTACAGGCTTCTGATTCTGTAGGTGTCTCAATTATCTGCATAAAAACTCTAAACAGTGAATGAATgccaataaaatataacaaaccAATCAAGTCAAAGCAGATATATTTAAACGAAGCATAAAAGTGCGTCAAAGATCAGGTGTATGTACTggaaaaaaatcttttatatcATTCTGTGCCAAAACCTGAtgccttttcttttatttcccTGATTTGAAACTCGTGCTTTCCTTTGCGGATTCAAAAAAATGCAGGCAAAAGCAAAATTATATTGAGTTGGAACCAACGACTTCAAATTGCAGTGGATGCTGCAGAAGGTCAGTATGGAATGAATCCTTTTGCCCCTCCCCTCTTTCTTTACAGTGAGAGTTTTATGCAACAAAAATGTAAGTTGAAACTTTAACTGTAGGATTGGAGTATTTGCACCATGGCTGCAATGCGCCAATTGTTCACAGAGATGTTAAGACTCAAAACATCTTGGTGAATGAAAATTTGAGGGGTAAACTAGCTGATTTTGGGTTGTCAAAGATCTATCCTAATGAAAGTGACACCCATATGGTCACAGTGGTAGCTGGCACCCTTGGATATCTTGATCCAGAGTAAGTTATTATTTTGACTCAAACCCTGGTGGCAAAAGTCAAGAGTCTTAAGACAACAACATTTCATTtaaattgagttttaaatttctattcGTCAGGTACCATAGATCAAACAGGTTGAAGGCAAAAAGTGATGTTTTCAGTTTTGGAGTAGTACTGCTTGAGATAATCACAGGTCAACCTGCTATAACCAAATCTGAAGAGAAAATTCACATAATTCAATGGGTTGATTCTGAGCTTCTTGAAAAGGAGATCAAAGATATTGTAGATTCAAGATTGCAGGGAGAATTTGACATTGATTCTGTAAAGAAGGTTTTAGACATTGCAATGGCTTGTGTAGCACCCATTTCCATTAACAGGCCAACCATGAGTCATGTAGTTCACGAACTGAAACAGTGTTTGTCAAACGAGATTATTCCTCCCTTTAACTCTGACAATCTCAAGAGTTCATCGAACAGCTCAATCACTGTTTCCTTTGATGGAATTAGTGGACTGAGCTCTCTAGTGAGATAGTGAATTTGGAAAAGTTTTGGTGTAAATGTACAAGTTTATTATTATCAGTGTGAAAAAAATTACACTAAACCAATTAGAAATAATCATTATTGTTATTCTTAACTTGATTATTCTAAaagtaaacatatttaaatgaCTGATTTTGAACATCCAACATCCTCTCAGACCTAGGTAATCAATTTTTGGTACTTGAAATcatttataattcatttttttaaggtATCTATGGATAAAAATTTCTCAATGATTATGTCCAACTTTtcaaatgtttcttttgcatcTTTTTCAAgtacaaatgaaattaattaaggaaAGAGACAACAgtaaggaatttttttttttctacttaaGTTTATctacaaaatttttatttcgATTATTTGACAAGTTATTTTCTCGGAATTCTGTAACAtgttaaatttgtattattttgcTAATAACTTTCTTACTTTGCAGAAATTCTAACTTAagtaattttaacattttttttatcacgtTATGGAgcaaataaactatttttaaaaaagggAGAACAACTTAGAAATCTTCtgctttattttatctttaaattcgttatttgaaatcatttataatttatctacTCACTATTTTGTATCTCGCGTAATCTTTATagttttttgttaataattttattatttcctttGGAAAGTTccaatttttacaaataaaaaaataacatgttaactaccaattataattgtttaaatgGATACAAGAAATAAAAATCTAACCTTGTGCAAATACGAGATTGATGTTTGGAACCAGTTTTTGAAAAAAGTCATTGCAGTATGTGCAAAATGAAGAACAGGAGCGAGGGGAGTCAGAGATGCAatgagaattaaaaaaaaaaaggaagatggGAAAACTCAACTTTACTGAAagtaaatacaaaataacataTACTGCTGCATCTTTCCAAAtgctacaaaaaaaaatctaactaaATATATTAATCATGATAACCTACgcctttattttaaattctttatcactttctttatttcttattttgtttatattctgTAAATCATTTATATGATACAATATtgtaaaatgtatttaaaaaccATGTTCTTATGTAACACACGTCACAAGtacaacatattttaaaataattctgaAATAAACGTACTTTATATTAAAGTATTACATCATCACAAGATACtcaaatatcaataatttatcatattataaattattatatctaaATTAACATTACtttctattaataatttttctggGTCTTCATTGTATATATGCATTCTCTCATTTTGAATATGAATCCTAATTTTTGTAGTATCTATTCATAATTAGATGccatgaataattaaaaaagtcatcaaaaaaagaaaaaaaattaacattatatttttttcaatatcaaatatttaaaagaaaaatataattatataaattttaaattagaatacCAAATAATAATggagaaaaagtgaaaaaaattatataaaatattacacactacatataaataaaatttcaccacaatcaaaatgtttattaattttaaaaatattcaagtttaaaaatatttcaaatgtatttttactttctttctgTAAATTCTAAGAAAATTTCTTTCGTatacactaataaaatatatataatacacaacttaaacaaaatggcatagaaaaaaaagtatttggAGTTTAGAACTagatcttttatcttttttaactttaacaataaataatattcatcattgttaaattattatattataataaagaaaaaagtcatttggtaaaaataataagatagaaaatgaaaataattatataaaaaaatcttaaagaaaagagaattctacattataaaaataaacaataataaaatataaaaaaaaatgtcaaatgaCCAAATTAGTCTACgcattaacaaataataaaaattattttagtaaaacaaaaattctttaaataaaggtttaaaccctctcTTGGTCCTCAAGTTTATATGAAAATCTCAGTTGGGTCCTCAAGTTTttttctgtctcaattgggtcatattttttgtaaaagtgaGCACATTTTGCCATAACCGTTAAGTGTTGTGAGAC
This genomic window contains:
- the LOC108332946 gene encoding probable LRR receptor-like serine/threonine-protein kinase At1g05700, yielding MKGYFLLVIFQLSLILSIIVRAQNPSGFVSIDCGLVDEPSYTDETTDISYSSDVNFTDGGVSYSVSSTYKPSLARQFWNVRSFPDGTRHCYTLVSQGSGNKYLVRARFAYGSYDGKESLPEFDIYIGEKWWGSVVFEDASSVVTKEIIYAASSDYVHVCLFNTGKGTPFISVLEVRVLNSDAYLVNYGELLARFDAGLQDGEIVRFPDDVYDRIWTPYNSTDWNQIDTLLTIDQGATSFNFLPLPPSIVMGTAAIPANVTDNIELRFVPMYNSSTLYVYMFFAEIQKLEANQTREFNIFVNGNILNIDPINPPYLQSEYYMAISVNSLELSINKTSRSTLPPLLNAIEIYTSRNFSQSETNQKDADGIRNVKSMYGIKRNWQGDPCTPLVYLWDGLNCSYAESASAKIVYLNLSSSGLIGNIASGISNLQYIEYLDLSNNNLTGAVPDFLHQLRFLRVLNLENNQLSGTIPTQLIQLSQNGSLESNFGGNPDLCTQGSCNNSNGNRVIVPLVASLGGAFLILIIAVISFCIHKRRQLALRRKQMAYSRIKEELESNKQEFTYAEVLTMTKNLERVVGKGGFATVYYGRIDDTEVAVKMLSPSAQGYLQFKAEAKFVAVVHHKFLTSLIGYCDDGEKMALIYEYMANGDFSKHLSGKSKIILSWNQRLQIAVDAAEGLEYLHHGCNAPIVHRDVKTQNILVNENLRGKLADFGLSKIYPNESDTHMVTVVAGTLGYLDPEYHRSNRLKAKSDVFSFGVVLLEIITGQPAITKSEEKIHIIQWVDSELLEKEIKDIVDSRLQGEFDIDSVKKVLDIAMACVAPISINRPTMSHVVHELKQCLSNEIIPPFNSDNLKSSSNSSITVSFDGISGLSSLVR